Below is a window of Staphylococcus succinus DNA.
TAATCACATCATATGCCTCTTCATATGAAATATTAGAAGGGAACGCAGTTACATTAATTCTTGGCGTTGTACTAATATCTTTAATTTTTAGCTTTTCAAAATTCATAACACCTTGAATGCGTTCTCGTTCCATTTCATTTAATGCACCTTCTCTATCTGCAATTGCGAGCATGTGTCTAAGTGCATCTTTTGAAAAATCATGATTCTCTTGCCTACCATCTATAATATTATTAACTATGCCTGCAATAACGTTAAGTACTTTAGTCATAGGCATAAAAACCACAACAAAAAAAGAAACAGGTGCATAAACTAAATGTGAAGTTTTATAAGGATTTGCCGCGGCAAATGATTTAGCAATTACTTCTAATATCGCAATGACGATCACTGTGATTAGGGCAGCAAGTATTCCAACCTTTACACCCGACCTTATCGCTATAATCGTTACAAGTGCTGCTAGAATAACTTTTGATATATTCTTCCCAATAAGCATAGTCGTTAACACAGTACTCAGTTTAGTTAATAATTGATTAACTTGTGCTGCCTTGTTATTTCCTTGATCAGCTTCTGTTTGTATCTTTATTCTATTCACGGTAGTTAGCGCAGTTTCACTACCAGAAAAGAAAAAAGAAGCAAATAAAAGTATGATTATTACAATAATCATAAATACATAACTCCTTAATATTAACTGTATTTAAAAATTGATAGATTATTAAATGATTCCCGTCTTTTAATTTATATAAACGCCTTAGATACAAAGTTGTAAACATTATCACTTTATGATGTTAATCCTATTTTCGCATTTATTTTTTTAAATTACGTTAACTAAGCCTTATATGATGATTAATTATGCAAGTTTTTTGGGTTGCATCGCATTAAAAAGAAATTCAATTAAGTTTACCTTAATGTATTGAGGGTATTGATAATGCCATATGTATTTACATCTTGAATTTTCATCATAATATTAAATTAAGTTGGAGCGATAAAACACATGCAAATTTTAGATTACGAAGTAGGCATTAGAAATATTAATTATACAGTCAAAACAGAAGACGGCATTATTTTTTCTCACAA
It encodes the following:
- a CDS encoding hemolysin family protein, which translates into the protein MIIVIIILLFASFFFSGSETALTTVNRIKIQTEADQGNNKAAQVNQLLTKLSTVLTTMLIGKNISKVILAALVTIIAIRSGVKVGILAALITVIVIAILEVIAKSFAAANPYKTSHLVYAPVSFFVVVFMPMTKVLNVIAGIVNNIIDGRQENHDFSKDALRHMLAIADREGALNEMERERIQGVMNFEKLKIKDISTTPRINVTAFPSNISYEEAYDVIISKPYTRYPVYGNDMDHIIGVFHSKYLLAWSRETSNDILQYTSEPLFVNEHNKAEWVLRKMTVARKHLAIVLDEYGGTDAIVSHEDLIEEMLGMEIEDEMDEEEKEKLKHQMKAYNNK